The Synergistota bacterium sequence TCCAAAACAGATCCCAATCCCTTCAGCCACAATAGTTGATTAAAAAGACCATTAAACCATGCTCCTTGAAGGGCACCAAATATAATGGTTGAAATACTTCCTAAAAATAGAAGGTTTCCAAATTTTTTCGCATTTAAAGGAATCCTTTCACCGTACTTTAACAAAAACCAACCTATTAACAAGGCCATTATGAGCCCATATCCAGCATCAGAAAGACAGAGGCCAAAGAAAACAAAGAAAAAAGGTGCAACATACGGAGTCGGATCTATATCTCTACCGTATTGGGGAAGCCCATAAAGGGTAGTTAATACCTCAAAAGGCTTAACTACTGAGCAATTTTCTATCACTACAGGAACCTCTTCCTCCGGAGAAGGCTCTTCAAGAGCGTAAGCTACGACTCCCTGGTATTCCTTAAAAAGCTTTTCCACTTTTTCCTTGTCCTTTTTCCTTATCCATCCTTCAAACATAAAAACCTTAGAAGTAGTTAAAAAACTTGCATTTACCTTATGCTTAAGAAAAGCTATAGAAAGGTAATCATATATGACCTTAAGATCATTAATAAAGGCAGAATAACTCTTAAGCCTATTAATTATAGATTCTTTCTCTTTATCTAACTCTATGAGTTCCCTATCTATTCCCTTAACAACATCCTTCGGCAATCCCTTTCTTTTAGGCAAAGTAATTGCACTAAATGTATAATTTCTAAGTATCAATTGAAGCTTCTCATTTTCTTCTTTTAGATAAACCAGAGCAAAAGATTTCTCCTGAGGAGAAGAAGGAAGATAAAAAATATTCCATAAAGAGAGATTATTCTTCAAACTTTCAATAAACTTATCAAACTCTTCTAATTTTAAGGAACCAATAACTCCTGCCGTTTTTAACGTTCCTTCGTCAAAAAACTCCAAAGGGATCTCCAACTCTTTCCACTGCTCTAAAAGCTTTCTATCAGAAATGAGTTGTGTTTGTTTGTTCTTCAACTCAACAAGTTTTCTTTCGAGATTCCTTATCTCCTCAACAATCTCTTTATAGTTAACCTTTTTAACCCTTTCTTCAAACTCGTCGACTGAAAGAGAAATCTTTTCCACAAGTATTGAATCTACTAAACCCTTTCGATTCTCATTAACATTCCCAAGAAACTCTATAGCTAACCTAAGGTCGTTCAAAAAACTCTCCATTTCAGATAAAGTTTTACCATCACTATCTCTACTTACGCCAAAACTTTGAATCTTATCTCCTAACACAGCTGGAAGATCCACAAACTCGATAACTCCTAATCTCATAAGAGCATCTACTATTTTGTCTCTAATAGATTTATGCGATATGACTTTGAGTTTCAACATTTCATTAACCGCCATACTTAATCAACACCTCTTTTAATAAAAACTCCGCCACCTTTTCAACTTTATCCCTATAATTATTCTTGAATTTCTCTGCCTCTTTCTCACCCTTTTGAATAATTTCCATAAGAAGTCTTTCTCCTTCTTCTTTCCCTTCTTCAACAGCCTTTCTCCTTATCCTTACAGCTTCTCTCCTCCCTTCCGCAAGCATTTCAGAAACTTTCATGCTCGCTTCCTCCATAAGCTCTCTCGCCTTCCTTTTCGCTTCCTTAACTATTTCATCTGCTTCCATCTCTATCCTTTTTATTTCTTCTATAATGTTTTCTTCCACTTATATCACCTCCAAAGCTTTTACTTTGATATTCTAATTGCCAAGCCACACTGTGTCAAGTCATACAAAAGATAACAAACTATATTTCCATAGCCTCTACCACTAATCTCAAAAACTCTTTCAGCTCTCCCGTTTTCGGTCTAAGATGCAGATATAATCTATTCGTAGATGGAACCAAAGCCAAATGTTTTATAATTTTTAAATCACCCCTATATTTTCTGATCAACCTTAAAACCTTATCCAAAACCATCTCATTTTCACAAAAAGTACTAAAGTTAACCCCAGACAAAGAAATCCGTTTCTCCCGAAGCTCTCTCGCTCTTCTAATTTTCGGTCTAAACCAAAAGGCTCCTTCTCTTATAACGTGCACCTCACTTTCTACTTTCTTCCCACGAGGTGTTAGTAAAAAGAAAACCCTATCCCCTCTAAATAAAAGCAATGATATCGGCAAATAAAGAAGACTATGCCTTGGAGACAGAATGAGAGAAACCTCTAAAACAGAAAAAAGTTTATTCTCAATCTTATACCCAGCTTTAAAACCAACATAACCACCTATCCATGTATAATCCTTATCTTTTATCCTCAAAACAGACTCTATTTCTTCCAAATAGCTTTTCATCAATATAAGATTTAACTTTCTACCCTTAAAAAACTGCAAAGTAAGAACAGCAGAAAAAATGATTAAGATCAAAATTAAATCAGACAAGCAAGGCAAACCTCCTTAAGTTTTTCCAATCCTCTCGGACTTTCATCAGTATAAGGTATAACTTTAATCTCGTATTTTGCAAAACTTGTGATAATTTTATCCATAACCTCTTTCTGCTTTAAAATTTTATCAGGCATGTATTTGTTCACTACTATTTTTTCTATATGCATACCAAATCTTTCCAGAAAGTGAACTATCCTCTCCGTTTCAATCAGTGGAACTTCCTCAGCATTCAAAATAGGTATGTACGTAACCTCTTCACTTCTGAGTTTCTTCTCCAAAACAAGACATTCTTCTTTTATCTTTATTAACTCCCTCATCACATCATCGTCTTCCTCTCTAGAGGGAAGCGATTGTGGACTCTTACCTTTAACTCGCTCTATAATTCCCCGCCTATCTAGTATAAGCCTCCTTATTTTTATTAACTCATCTACCCATATAGATGACACAGAAGGCAAGCTTAAAACTCTTAAGGTGTGTCCCGTAGGAGCCGTGTCAAACAGTACAAAGTCAAACTCATTAGAAAAAACATACTTTTTGATTGATTCAAGAGTAGCTTGTTCCTCCATACCCGGAGAAAACCTAAGAACATTAAAATAACTATCCATATTGAGAACAGATAAATATCTATAAGTCATCTTCAAGCTAGAAGCTATCTTATTTAAATAGGAGGAAATTTCTCTATCTATATCTACCTCTCTTGCAAAAAGGTTTTCACCTACTTGAGAGACCTTGTCTGATAGTTTAATTCCCAATATATCCCCCAGGTTATGTGCAGGATCAAGAGATACTATAAGAGTTTTATATCCTTGCGTAGAAAGATAAACGGCATATGACGCAGCAACACTTGTCTTACCAACCCCGCCTTTACCTACGAAAAATTTTACCCTCATGCTTCAAAATACCCCGCTATTCTTCCAAAAGCATCATCAAGATTAAGAGTCATCGACGTCATTATTCTTAACTCATGCTCTAAAAAAGGAAGAAGCCTTAAAGATAAAGTGGTTGGGGGACTAGGCATACCCACAAGTCCCCCAACCACCAAAAGAGCAAAGAGATTCTCATACTCTGCGCACTCAAGCTCTATCAAGCTAATCGCATTTTCCTTAAGCCCCTGCGAAAATCCTTTTAAAAAATCTATTATATGCTTAATAACCATTATTAAGTAGTTGGCTCAAAGAGTTGCGACCCTCTTTTCAAAGCCTTGGAAAAGTCATAAAGCAACCAGAAGTTAAGTATAAGCATTACTACTATCATTCCACCGATAGTATACTTAGCAATCCCAGCCTGTGCAGGAACAACAGCCACTAAATACCAGAATAATGCTACTGTAACAGTAAGCCATAAGAACATTGCAGGAATTATTGCAGCCCATTTATAACCTGCTGAAGCTTTCTGAACATTTGTTACCCAAACAGCAACCGTTAATAAAGCTATAGAAGCAAGAAGCTGATTAGCACCTGCAAAAGCAGGCCAAAGCAAGCTTAAAGCTCCTCCCCATGCAAGACCAACTCCAAATATAGCTGCTATAAGAGAGCCAACCCATCTATTAGCTATGAAAGCATATAAACCAGGTGAAGATTCACGGAGAGGTTCGAATATTTCAGCCCAAGCAAAACGTGCCAATCTGTTAGTGGTATCAAGGGTCGTTAGTACAAAACAGGAAACCCAAAGACCAGCAAAAGTTCTTCCTATTTTAAATGGGATACCCAAGATGCTTTCAAGTCCCTTAGCATAACCAAAGTAGAATGGACCCAATGGCCCACCCACAGCACCAGCAGATTTTAGATAATTTTGCCCAAGATAAGTTCCACCGGCTTTTAACATATTTAAATTAATGTTCATCTGGGTTAACTTATCAGCAGCTCCCTCCAAAGCAGATAAACCAAAAACAGCAACGGAAATAATAACTATTGTTGAAAGGAAGCCCTCTGTAAACATAGAACCATAACCAACCAAAAGCCCACTAAGTTCACTATCGAGCTGCTTAGAAGAAGTTCCTGAAGCAACAAGAGAATGAAAACCTGACAAAGCTCCACATGCAATGACTAATGGAACCGTGGGCCAGAAGGGGGATGGCTTTCCACCAACAATATTAGGACTGAAGGTAGTATAAGCAGGGAAGTTAAATCCTTTCGCAAGAAAGAGAAAAGATATGCCACCTAATATCAAACCAACCCAGAGTATATAAGCATTAAGATAATCACGCGGTTGGAGCAATATCCATACTGGCAAGGCTGCAGCAAAAACGATGTAAATAAAAGTAAGAACATACCACGTTTGAGTCGAAAGCTTTATAGGAAAAACATAACCTAACCATATAGATAAAGCAACTAAAATAAGACCTATTACAGTTCCACCTTTCATTCCCCAACTTGTTCTATACATTATGTACCCAGAAATCACAGCCGCTATTATGAACCCTATTGAAGCGGTTGGAACAGATGGATCAGCTACAAAGGTTTGAGCCAAAGTGACAGTAAAAGCAGCTACCACAAGAATAAGTGCAAAATAAACAAACAACTCAAAGATGTAAGATGTTCTCTTACTCATAATCTTACCTGCGACATACTGAATAGATTTTCCTTCATACCTTACAGAAGCCATCAAAGACAGATAATCATGAATGCTCCCGATAAAGATATTACCAAGCCAAACCCACATTAAAGATGGAAGCCAACCCCATGCCATCGCCATAGCAGGACCTAATATAGGCCCAGCACCAGCTATAGAGGCAAAATGATGTCCATAAAGAACAAAGGGATGAGCAGGATAATAATCCACACCATCCTTCAAAGCTACTGCTGGAGTTGGCCTGTTGGGATCAGCTTTAACTACATTTTTCTCAAGCCTTTTACCATAAGTAAAGTAAGCTACAAGATAAATTGCCGCTGCTATTAATACTATTAAACTCGACACAAAAACCACCTCCTTTTAAAGTGTTAGAAACAATCCCGGTTACATATTATATCACAAACCTATTAAGTTTCGCACATGCTTGCTTAATAACCTCATAGCAAAGTCTCTTTACTTTTTAAGTAATTTTCAATAACTACTCTAAGCTTTGCAGGACTAAAGGGCTTAAAAAGAATGTCTTTAACCCCTAAAGCTTTCAATTCACCGACTATAGTTTTCTCGCTAAGAGCAGTTAATCCTATCACTAAAACATTTCTGTAAACGCCAAGTTCATTAAACTTTTTCATAAAAGATATACCATCCATATCAGGCATCATAACATCCAAAAGAATGATGTCTGGCTTATATTTTTTTAATAGAGCAAATGCCTCTTCTCCATTCGAAGCTTCAAGAATATCCAAATTTCTTCCAGCTAATGACTGTTTTACTAAATCCCTAACTAAAGGTGAGTCATCAATTATAAGGATACTTCTCCCAGCCATACCTACTTCTCCTTAAAAAGAGAAAGATGAAGGATACTCTCCTCTACAATCAAAACCTTTCCTAAAAGTTCGCTACTTTCTCCAAATCTTATTTCCTTACTAACACTACTCGGTGTAAAATAATCTTTGAACCCTGATATTAGGGTAGACTTGATAAAGCTTTTAATCCTCTTAACCGAAAGGTTAACACGACCTTTACCTACAAAACCTTCTATTAAATAACTTCTTAAAAGCTTTTTCAAAAATCTAGATAAGATTCGCCTACTACCAAAAAGATCCACAGCTATAAGTGCTGGTGTTTCAATAACAAATCCGGAGATTTCCTCTCCAAGATCTTTCATTTCTTCTATATAACTTTCTATTTCATTTTTCAAATTATTATAAGCATCATGAAAGGAGAAAGTTTTAGAGGAAACCTTTAAAGTCGTTAACGTTTTATTTATTGAATTCCAGAGAGAGCGCTGATCAGACTTATAACCTTTACCTTCAGACAACGATCTAGTCACCCCTTCACATAAAACCTTTCTTAAAGAAGGAGTAAGTAATGTTGTTCCAGGACTAAAAACTTTTCCTCCACCCCATCTCCTTTGCTCTATACAAGAAACAGGTATTTCGAAAGCCTCCGCTCCCTCAAGCCACAATGATGTATTAACTACCCTATCTTGCTGAGCTCCTAATAACTCTTCTCCATCAAGAATGAAAAAGGGAGTGTTAGATAAGCTTCTAAACATAACACTATCTATGTTAGGAGCATCAAGCTCAGATATAGAAAAACCACCATCTTCTAACGTGAGAAACTCTCTTGAAAATCCCTCTTCTGGAGCTTGAAGGGGATAGATAACCACATTTCTTAAAAACATCGGCTCTCTTACTTCCAAATTATTCCAAAAATCCCTCAATTTCTCATATTTCACCAAGGTATGCTCTCCTCACTCTGTCATCGTTAATGAGCTCTTCTCCACGCCCCTCTATAACTATCCTACCCGTTTCTAAGACATACCCATAATGAGCTATTTTCAATGCAGCCCTAGCGTTCTGTTCTATCAGGAGTATTGTTTTCCCTTCCTCATTTATTCTCCTTATCACTCTAAAAACTTCCCTAACAAGAAGAGGAGCTAACCCTAAAGAAGGTTCATCCATCATAAGAAGCTGGGGTTTACTCATTAAAGCTCTTCCCAAGGCTAACATTTGTTGCTCGCCGCCTGAAAGCGTCCCTGCCTTCTGGTTCTTTCTTTCCTCAAGACGAGGAAACAGACTGAAAACCCAACTCAAGTCTTCCCTAATACCATCCTCGTCGGTCCTATAATAAGCCCCCATAAGAAGGTTTTCTAGAACTGTAAGGTTAGGAAATATCCTCCTCCCCTCAGGAACCATAGCAACCCCCTTTTGAATTATTTCATGAGTAGGTTTTCCAAGAATTGCCTCTCCATTTAGGCTAATGGAACCCTTAGCATCCACAAGACCACATATCGCTCTTAAGGTTGTAGTTTTCCCAGCCCCATTAGCACCTATAAGGGTAACAATTTTCCCTTGAGGAACTTCTAAACTTATACCCTTAAGAGCATGGATACCACCATAATAAACATGAAGATTCTCAATCTTAAGCATCTATTTTTCATCCTCCCCAAGATAAGCTTCTATAACCTTAGGATCTTTCTGAATAACCTCTGGGGGCCCTTCAGCTATGCTAATACCGTGGTCCATAACTCTTATTCTTTCACATATTCCCATGACAACCTTCATATCATGTTCTATAAGAAATATGGTAACACCAAATTCGTCACGAACCATTTTAATAAAATCCATTAGATCTTGAGTTTCGCTAGGATTCATACCAGCCGCAGGTTCATCAAGAAGAAGAAGTTTAGGATGAGTAGCAAGAGCTCTAGCTATTTCAAGCCTTCTTTGCTGACCATAAGGTAATCCTCCTGCAATGAAATCCTCATATTTTATAAGTCCAAGTTTAGATAAAAGCTCTCGAGCTTCTCTCCTCAATCTTTCTTCCTCTTTGACATGACGAGGCAGTCTAAAAACTGATTCAAATAGGCTTGACCTCATCTGACAGTGATAAGAAACCATAACATTATCAAGAACAGTTAGCTCCTTGAATAGCCTTATGTTTTGAAAAGTCCTAGCCACACCCTTTGATACTATGAGATTAGTAGGTTTTCCTGTTATATCTTCACCATCAAAATATATTTTACCGACTACAGGAGTATAAATGCCTGTAATTAAGTTAAAAACGGTAGTCTTACCAGCCCCATTAGGTCCTATGAGCCCCACAAGTTCTCCCTCCATAATCTCTATGCTAAAATCATTTACAGCTCTCAACCCACCAAAATCCATCGTTACTCCATCAAGCTTAAGAAGAACCTTCAACTTCTTCCACCTCCTTAAGAGGATATAAGCGGTTAAGTATAAAGTCCCACGAAATCTCCTTTCTCCCCAACAATCCCCTCTGCCAATAAAGCATGACTATTATCAGCAAAACCGAAAACACTACCATTCTCATGCCAGGTATACCAGGAATATGTATAGGACCTATATTTATAGGGCTCTCTACAGCTCTTAATAGCTCTGACAAAACCACAAATATAATTGAGGCTATAGCAGCCCCTGTAAAGCTTCCTAATCCTCCAAGTACCACAATTATAAGAAGATTAAAGGTAAAAAAGAAAGAAAAAAGCTTTGGATCTATAGTTCCTAGAAGAGATGCTAAAAGCCCACCACCAACACCTAAAAAGAATCCTGAAATTGTTAAAGCAAGAAGCTTATGTCTTTTAACATCTATACCTACTCCTTCGGCAGCTATCTCATCTTCCCTTATAGATTCAAAAGCCCTTCCATAAGTTGAGCTTCTTAAAAGCCTCATAAAGAAATACGTTAATAGAGCACATCCCCATGTCCAATAAAGATTGACATACCTTGGAATATCCTTTAATCCTAAAGCTCCATTAGTTATAGGAACCAAGTTATTGGCTAAAACTACCACCATTTCTCCAAAACCTAAAGTAACTATAGCAAGATAATCTCCCTTTAACTTGAAAGATGGGATACCAAGTAAATAAGCAGCTGCAGCGCTAAGAATTCCCGCAGCAATAAGGGATGGAAAAAGAGGCCAACAAATCGAATTAAGAGGCCATATTAAGGGTTCTATTATATAGGAGATCGCCTTTTTATCTATAGGCATTGTAAGAAGAGCAACTGTATAAGCACCTAAGGCTATAAAGGCATTTGGACCAAGCATAAATTGTCCCAATATTCCATTTACAAGATTATAAGCCATAGCTAAGACCATATAAACAGCCGAAACGTTTAAGATTCTCACAGTATATGGGTCAAGAACGTCTTCAGCAAAAGAAAGAAAAACCAAAAAAATCCCGATCAGTATAACGTTTAAAAACAAACGAATTTTTTCCCTCTTTCTAATAAGAGCTTCCCTGTCAATTGCTATCATTTCAACATCACACCTTTTCTCTC is a genomic window containing:
- a CDS encoding V-type ATP synthase subunit I — encoded protein: MAVNEMLKLKVISHKSIRDKIVDALMRLGVIEFVDLPAVLGDKIQSFGVSRDSDGKTLSEMESFLNDLRLAIEFLGNVNENRKGLVDSILVEKISLSVDEFEERVKKVNYKEIVEEIRNLERKLVELKNKQTQLISDRKLLEQWKELEIPLEFFDEGTLKTAGVIGSLKLEEFDKFIESLKNNLSLWNIFYLPSSPQEKSFALVYLKEENEKLQLILRNYTFSAITLPKRKGLPKDVVKGIDRELIELDKEKESIINRLKSYSAFINDLKVIYDYLSIAFLKHKVNASFLTTSKVFMFEGWIRKKDKEKVEKLFKEYQGVVAYALEEPSPEEEVPVVIENCSVVKPFEVLTTLYGLPQYGRDIDPTPYVAPFFFVFFGLCLSDAGYGLIMALLIGWFLLKYGERIPLNAKKFGNLLFLGSISTIIFGALQGAWFNGLFNQLLWLKGLGSVLDRFKVIDPLEDPMKFLGMSLALGVIHIFLGLILKAYINIKQGKIKDALFDQIGWLWFLSSLLFFGGVKVGWFSSSLLKISQVLVILGAVFLVITQGREEKRVVKRGIKGILSLYGVMSYLSDVLSYSRILALSLGSAVIAMIVNMLANMVSKVPIIGIIVALLILIIGHTLSLLVNALGAFVHSTRLQYVEFFSKFYSGGGKAFEPFAIRTKFTNIAE
- a CDS encoding ArsA family ATPase — translated: MRVKFFVGKGGVGKTSVAASYAVYLSTQGYKTLIVSLDPAHNLGDILGIKLSDKVSQVGENLFAREVDIDREISSYLNKIASSLKMTYRYLSVLNMDSYFNVLRFSPGMEEQATLESIKKYVFSNEFDFVLFDTAPTGHTLRVLSLPSVSSIWVDELIKIRRLILDRRGIIERVKGKSPQSLPSREEDDDVMRELIKIKEECLVLEKKLRSEEVTYIPILNAEEVPLIETERIVHFLERFGMHIEKIVVNKYMPDKILKQKEVMDKIITSFAKYEIKVIPYTDESPRGLEKLKEVCLACLI
- a CDS encoding carbon starvation protein A — protein: MSSLIVLIAAAIYLVAYFTYGKRLEKNVVKADPNRPTPAVALKDGVDYYPAHPFVLYGHHFASIAGAGPILGPAMAMAWGWLPSLMWVWLGNIFIGSIHDYLSLMASVRYEGKSIQYVAGKIMSKRTSYIFELFVYFALILVVAAFTVTLAQTFVADPSVPTASIGFIIAAVISGYIMYRTSWGMKGGTVIGLILVALSIWLGYVFPIKLSTQTWYVLTFIYIVFAAALPVWILLQPRDYLNAYILWVGLILGGISFLFLAKGFNFPAYTTFSPNIVGGKPSPFWPTVPLVIACGALSGFHSLVASGTSSKQLDSELSGLLVGYGSMFTEGFLSTIVIISVAVFGLSALEGAADKLTQMNINLNMLKAGGTYLGQNYLKSAGAVGGPLGPFYFGYAKGLESILGIPFKIGRTFAGLWVSCFVLTTLDTTNRLARFAWAEIFEPLRESSPGLYAFIANRWVGSLIAAIFGVGLAWGGALSLLWPAFAGANQLLASIALLTVAVWVTNVQKASAGYKWAAIIPAMFLWLTVTVALFWYLVAVVPAQAGIAKYTIGGMIVVMLILNFWLLYDFSKALKRGSQLFEPTT
- a CDS encoding response regulator; the protein is MAGRSILIIDDSPLVRDLVKQSLAGRNLDILEASNGEEAFALLKKYKPDIILLDVMMPDMDGISFMKKFNELGVYRNVLVIGLTALSEKTIVGELKALGVKDILFKPFSPAKLRVVIENYLKSKETLL
- a CDS encoding ABC transporter ATP-binding protein, with amino-acid sequence MLKIENLHVYYGGIHALKGISLEVPQGKIVTLIGANGAGKTTTLRAICGLVDAKGSISLNGEAILGKPTHEIIQKGVAMVPEGRRIFPNLTVLENLLMGAYYRTDEDGIREDLSWVFSLFPRLEERKNQKAGTLSGGEQQMLALGRALMSKPQLLMMDEPSLGLAPLLVREVFRVIRRINEEGKTILLIEQNARAALKIAHYGYVLETGRIVIEGRGEELINDDRVRRAYLGEI
- a CDS encoding ABC transporter ATP-binding protein is translated as MDFGGLRAVNDFSIEIMEGELVGLIGPNGAGKTTVFNLITGIYTPVVGKIYFDGEDITGKPTNLIVSKGVARTFQNIRLFKELTVLDNVMVSYHCQMRSSLFESVFRLPRHVKEEERLRREARELLSKLGLIKYEDFIAGGLPYGQQRRLEIARALATHPKLLLLDEPAAGMNPSETQDLMDFIKMVRDEFGVTIFLIEHDMKVVMGICERIRVMDHGISIAEGPPEVIQKDPKVIEAYLGEDEK
- a CDS encoding branched-chain amino acid ABC transporter permease: MIAIDREALIRKREKIRLFLNVILIGIFLVFLSFAEDVLDPYTVRILNVSAVYMVLAMAYNLVNGILGQFMLGPNAFIALGAYTVALLTMPIDKKAISYIIEPLIWPLNSICWPLFPSLIAAGILSAAAAYLLGIPSFKLKGDYLAIVTLGFGEMVVVLANNLVPITNGALGLKDIPRYVNLYWTWGCALLTYFFMRLLRSSTYGRAFESIREDEIAAEGVGIDVKRHKLLALTISGFFLGVGGGLLASLLGTIDPKLFSFFFTFNLLIIVVLGGLGSFTGAAIASIIFVVLSELLRAVESPINIGPIHIPGIPGMRMVVFSVLLIIVMLYWQRGLLGRKEISWDFILNRLYPLKEVEEVEGSS